In Erigeron canadensis isolate Cc75 chromosome 6, C_canadensis_v1, whole genome shotgun sequence, the following are encoded in one genomic region:
- the LOC122602756 gene encoding ETHYLENE INSENSITIVE 3-like 1 protein — MGIFEEMGFYGNLDFLSGSNCEGERAPEAEQEAAVEEDYSDEEMDVDELERRMWRDRMLLRRLKDQNKGKEVDNAKQRQSQEQARRKKMSRAQDGILKYMLKMMEVCKAQGFVYGIIPENGKPVSGASDNLRAWWKEKVRFDRNGPAAITKYQADHSIPGKNEDNCNPVSTPHTLQELQDTTLGSLLSALMQHCDPPQRRFPLEKGVAPPWWPSGDEEWWSQLGLPKEHGTPPYKKPHDLKKAWKVGVLTAVIKHMSPDIAKIRKLVRQSKCLQDKMTAKESATWLAIINQEEALSRKLYPDSCPPISSAGSVSYLVADTSDYDVDGIEDDQIVEVEECKPQPHEVNNLYNLGLMGPTNGIGAPQLAQVKGEIIEIPSPDNFIQKRKQQSDDQQPQKIYTCEFSQCPYSDIRVGFSDRFSRNNHQMSCPYRPAPNPNHNPPRSGTLSFQLKEPVFAMPSFGQAKITTSQPMNQDPTFCGSQLGLPGDGQRAISDLMSFYDTNHQNTNRNPGNLDVIADQQKQKFPIQLDDDFFGQGVESHMPSNQSTFLPNGFQLENRTPYTPAFDANNNLDFRFVSQSPFNLGGVDFSSESNPAPDMSMWYL, encoded by the coding sequence ATGGGGATCTTTGAAGAAATGGGTTTCTATGGAAATCTTGATTTCCTTTCGGGTTCTAACTGTGAGGGAGAAAGGGCACCTGAAGCAGAACAAGAGGCAGCTGTGGAGGAAGATTATAGTGATGAAGAAATGGATGTTGATGAGCTGGAAAGACGGATGTGGAGAGACCGTATGCTTTTAAGGCGGCTTAAAGATCAAAATAAAGGTAAAGAAGTCGATAATGCTAAGCAACGTCAGTCTCAAGAACAAGCGAGAAGAAAGAAAATGTCTCGTGCTCAAGACGGGATCTTGAAATATATGCTTAAAATGATGGAAGTTTGCAAGGCACAAGGATTTGTTTATGGAATAATTCCGGAGAACGGGAAGCCTGTGAGTGGGGCTTCAGATAATCTCCGGGCCTGGTGGAAGGAAAAAGTTCGGTTTGACCGAAACGGGCCCGCTGCGATTACTAAATACCAAGCGGACCATTCGATTCCCGGGAAAAACGAGGATAACTGTAATCCGGTTTCCACCCCGCACACCCTGCAAGAACTTCAAGACACCACTCTCGGTTCACTTCTGTCAGCTTTGATGCAACATTGTGACCCGCCACAAAGGCGGTTCCCATTGGAAAAGGGTGTTGCACCACCATGGTGGCCTAGTGGAGATGAAGAATGGTGGTCCCAACTCGGTTTACCAAAAGAACACGGGACTCCACCTTACAAAAAACCTCATGATCTCAAAAAAGCTTGGAAAGTTGGTGTTCTAACGGCTGTAATCAAACATATGTCGCCAGATATTGCTAAAATTCGCAAGCTTGTTAGGCAATCTAAATGTTTACAAGACAAAATGACGGCCAAGGAGAGTGCTACATGGCTTGCTATCATCAACCAGGAGGAAGCATTATCTCGTAAGCTATATCCGGACAGCTGTCCACCCATATCTTCTGCTGGATCGGTGTCTTATCTTGTTGCAGATACCAGTGATTATGATGTGGATGGTATAGAAGATGATCAGATAGTTGAAGTAGAAGAGTGCAAGCCACAACCCCATGAGGTCAACAATCTTTATAATCTCGGGCTCATGGGGCCTACTAATGGAATTGGGGCTCCTCAGCTAGCTCAAGTCAAGGGTGAGATCATTGAGATCCCAAGTCCGGACAATTTCATTCAGAAAAGGAAGCAACAATCTGATGACCAGCAGCCACAGAAGATATACACTTGTGAGTTCTCTCAATGCCCTTATAGTGATATCCGTGTGGGTTTTAGCGACAGATTTTCACGAAACAATCATCAGATGAGTTGTCCTTACCGCCCTGCTCCTAACCCAAATCATAATCCTCCGCGTAGTGGAACCTTAAGCTTCCAACTGAAGGAACCTGTCTTTGCCATGCCCTCATTTGGTCAGGCTAAGATCACCACTAGTCAACCGATGAATCAGGATCCTACTTTTTGTGGTTCACAACTTGGACTTCCAGGAGATGGTCAACGGGCCATTTCTGATCTCATGTCATTCTATGATACTAATCATCAAAACACTAACAGAAATCCCGGGAATCTTGATGTTATTGCTGACCAACAGAAGCAAAAGTTTCCCATCCAACTCGATGATGACTTTTTTGGTCAAGGGGTCGAGTCCCACATGCCTTCTAATCAGTCAACTTTCTTGCCAAACGGGTTTCAGCTTGAAAACAGAACACCATACACTCCCGCTTTTGATGCAAACAATAACTTGGATTTCAGATTCGTTTCACAGTCGCCATTTAATCTCGGAGGCGTTGACTTCTCCAGTGAGTCAAACCCTGCCCCAGATATGTCAATGTGGTACCTCTGA